The proteins below come from a single Deltaproteobacteria bacterium genomic window:
- a CDS encoding DHA2 family efflux MFS transporter permease subunit: protein MTPEPPAQVYDPARKWPITITLSLGMISVGLGITGVDTAIPAMMSSLGTSLHRIQWVLIAFMITRTVLIPCVGWLGQRIGDRNLFILSAAVFGAGSFLCSMAWDVNSLIFFRIIQGVGVGPLIGVSMSIMYEAFPRNERGLAMGLFMTGWSLGPFFGPPAGGYLAQYISWRTIFYLPLPTLILAVMAAILILPQRSSSHKPSAFDLLGFLTLTGGLVTMLLGLTQGQTEGWTHPRILSLFGSAVLLIAVFIIAELKAEHPYVQIRYFKDLNFSISSTIVLVRVMGFRGTSFILNLFLQKALFYPPLQAGIFMLPAAIAVGIVSPFAGMLSDRFGPKILLVTGLVLLTVTLFGLANITIWTGAAVIYFLVILKSIGQSTINAPLNSIALGALPEGESRMGSGILGLARGLGEAFGIATLSFLLERHIFYKVEAITPGLGARLGESLQADVMLQLRALLQHAGQFGIALDQRAESLLGFSLLTEGVTLAYHQLFILIGLMYLGLVGMVWFLKIRRRQERPAAVAGTAEAAGTRTT from the coding sequence ATGACCCCCGAGCCTCCGGCCCAGGTCTACGATCCCGCCCGGAAGTGGCCCATCACCATCACCCTCTCCCTGGGGATGATCAGCGTCGGGCTAGGCATCACCGGCGTCGACACCGCCATCCCGGCGATGATGTCGTCCCTGGGCACCTCGCTGCACCGGATCCAGTGGGTGCTGATCGCGTTCATGATCACCCGCACGGTGCTGATTCCGTGCGTGGGCTGGCTGGGGCAGCGCATCGGCGACCGCAACCTGTTCATCCTGAGCGCCGCTGTGTTCGGCGCGGGCTCGTTCCTGTGCTCCATGGCCTGGGACGTCAATTCGCTTATCTTCTTCCGCATCATCCAGGGCGTGGGGGTGGGGCCGCTCATCGGCGTGTCCATGTCCATCATGTACGAGGCCTTCCCGCGCAACGAACGCGGGCTGGCCATGGGGCTCTTCATGACCGGCTGGTCGCTGGGGCCGTTCTTCGGACCCCCGGCGGGCGGCTACCTGGCCCAGTACATTAGCTGGCGGACCATCTTCTACCTGCCCCTGCCGACCCTGATCCTGGCCGTCATGGCGGCCATCCTCATCCTTCCCCAGCGTTCCTCATCCCACAAGCCCTCCGCCTTCGACCTGCTCGGTTTCCTCACTCTCACCGGCGGGCTGGTGACCATGCTCCTGGGCCTCACCCAGGGTCAGACCGAGGGCTGGACCCACCCCCGGATCCTGTCGCTGTTCGGAAGCGCCGTGCTGCTCATCGCGGTTTTCATCATCGCCGAGCTCAAGGCCGAGCACCCCTACGTCCAGATCCGCTACTTCAAGGACCTCAACTTCAGCATCTCCAGCACGATCGTGCTGGTACGGGTCATGGGCTTCCGCGGCACCAGCTTCATCCTGAACCTGTTCCTGCAGAAGGCGCTCTTCTACCCGCCTCTCCAGGCCGGCATCTTCATGCTTCCCGCCGCCATCGCCGTGGGCATCGTGTCACCGTTCGCCGGCATGCTGTCGGACCGGTTCGGGCCCAAGATCCTGCTGGTGACCGGGCTCGTGCTGCTGACCGTCACGCTGTTCGGCCTCGCCAACATCACCATCTGGACCGGCGCGGCCGTGATCTACTTCCTCGTGATCCTCAAGAGCATCGGCCAGTCCACCATCAACGCGCCGCTCAACTCCATCGCCCTTGGCGCGCTCCCCGAGGGTGAGTCGCGCATGGGCAGCGGCATCCTGGGCCTCGCCCGCGGCCTCGGCGAAGCCTTCGGCATCGCCACCCTGAGCTTCCTCCTGGAACGCCACATCTTCTACAAGGTCGAGGCCATCACCCCGGGCCTGGGCGCCCGCCTCGGCGAGAGCCTGCAGGCCGACGTCATGCTCCAGCTCCGCGCCCTGCTCCAACACGCCGGCCAGTTCGGCATCGCCCTGGACCAACGCGCCGAGTCCCTGCTGGGATTCAGCCTGCTGACGGAGGGCGTGACCCTCGCCTACCACCAACTCTTCATCCTGATCGGCCTCATGTACCTGGGCCTGGTGGGGATGGTGTGGTTCTTGAAGATACGGAGGCGGCAGGAGCGACCCGCGGCGGTGGCGGGGACGGCGGAAGCGGCGGGGACGAGAACCACCTGA
- a CDS encoding VIT and VWA domain-containing protein, with translation MAQSAFFDVVTAPVRTLDADEELWIIVPRRPADADPTPAEPGQPGSGALVATRPSGDKHEAEVPLPLKHTEVHAAITGYVGTVDVTQQFANPFDEKIEAVYMFPLPEKAAVSEFVMTIGERRIRGILREKEEAEAIYREARAQGYQASLLTQHRPNIFEQKVANIEPGKRIDVNIRYFHSLAYRDGWYTFVLPTVVGPRYNPPGSKDPVHALPRSHVQPVSTGAGVRYLRPEERSGHDIGITVKLDAGVAIEAMESNHRIDQTRAAPHAATIKLADQATIPNRDFVLKFKVAGGRVKTNLLTYVDPKKGQGYFTMVLYPPEDLDSAPRHPMEMVFVLDCSGSMRGEPIAQAKAAILAALDMLKPGDTFQVIRFSNNASQFGPNPVPATPENVARAKRYVRQLDGSGGTEMIEGIRAALNFPHDPRRLRFVTFLTDGYIGNEAEILDAIHKSIRESRIFSFGVGDSVNRYLLNRMAKVGRGAAAYLALDDAGAEVMRYFFNRISRPVLSDVEIDWGTMKVTDTYPKRLPDVFVGRAVVVTGKFTGEPSKPVVRGRAGGQRVEYMVSQADGENAHAFIPNIWARLRLADLADRQAWTHDPHNELAGAIKKTALEYGLMSDYTAFVAVDASGRTEGKHGTTVHQAVPVPRGVRYTTTVKEERTVKEGR, from the coding sequence ATGGCTCAATCAGCGTTCTTCGACGTCGTGACGGCGCCGGTGCGGACTCTGGACGCGGATGAAGAGCTGTGGATCATCGTGCCGCGTCGGCCGGCCGATGCCGATCCAACCCCGGCGGAGCCGGGCCAACCGGGCTCGGGGGCGCTTGTGGCTACCCGACCCTCCGGCGACAAGCACGAGGCGGAGGTCCCGCTTCCTCTCAAGCACACCGAGGTGCACGCGGCGATCACCGGCTACGTCGGCACGGTGGACGTCACCCAACAGTTTGCGAACCCCTTCGACGAGAAGATCGAGGCGGTCTACATGTTCCCACTGCCCGAGAAGGCGGCGGTGAGCGAGTTCGTCATGACCATCGGCGAACGCCGCATACGCGGCATCCTGAGAGAAAAGGAGGAGGCCGAGGCCATCTATCGGGAGGCGCGCGCGCAAGGCTACCAGGCGAGCCTTCTGACCCAGCACCGCCCCAACATCTTCGAGCAGAAGGTGGCCAACATCGAGCCCGGCAAGCGCATCGACGTGAACATCCGCTACTTCCACTCGCTGGCCTACCGCGACGGCTGGTACACGTTCGTGCTCCCCACCGTGGTCGGTCCGCGCTACAACCCGCCCGGCTCCAAGGACCCCGTGCACGCGCTGCCGCGCTCACACGTTCAACCCGTATCCACCGGAGCGGGCGTGCGCTATCTGCGCCCCGAGGAACGATCGGGCCACGACATCGGCATCACGGTGAAGCTCGATGCCGGCGTCGCCATCGAGGCCATGGAGTCGAACCACCGCATCGATCAGACCCGCGCGGCCCCCCATGCCGCCACCATCAAGCTCGCCGACCAGGCGACGATCCCCAACCGGGACTTCGTCCTCAAGTTCAAGGTGGCGGGCGGGCGCGTCAAGACGAACCTCCTGACCTACGTGGACCCCAAGAAGGGGCAGGGTTACTTCACCATGGTGTTGTATCCGCCCGAAGATCTCGACTCCGCGCCGCGGCATCCCATGGAGATGGTGTTCGTGCTGGACTGCTCCGGCTCCATGCGGGGCGAGCCCATCGCCCAGGCCAAGGCGGCCATTCTCGCGGCCTTGGACATGCTCAAACCCGGAGACACCTTCCAGGTCATCCGCTTCTCCAACAACGCCAGTCAGTTCGGGCCGAACCCCGTTCCCGCCACGCCGGAGAACGTCGCCCGGGCGAAACGTTACGTCCGGCAACTCGACGGCAGCGGCGGCACGGAGATGATCGAAGGCATCCGCGCCGCTCTGAATTTCCCCCACGACCCCCGGCGGCTGCGCTTCGTGACCTTCCTGACCGACGGCTACATCGGCAACGAGGCCGAGATACTGGACGCGATCCACAAGTCCATCCGGGAGTCGAGAATCTTCAGCTTCGGCGTGGGCGACTCGGTCAACCGCTATCTCCTGAACCGCATGGCCAAGGTAGGGCGCGGCGCCGCCGCCTACCTGGCCCTGGACGATGCCGGCGCGGAAGTCATGCGCTACTTCTTCAACCGCATCAGCCGCCCGGTGCTCTCGGACGTTGAGATCGACTGGGGAACGATGAAGGTGACCGACACCTACCCGAAACGGCTGCCCGATGTCTTCGTCGGCCGCGCCGTGGTGGTCACCGGCAAGTTCACGGGCGAGCCAAGCAAGCCCGTCGTGCGAGGCCGCGCCGGCGGACAGCGCGTCGAATACATGGTGTCCCAGGCCGACGGAGAGAACGCGCACGCCTTCATCCCCAACATCTGGGCGCGCCTTCGCCTCGCCGACCTCGCCGACCGCCAAGCCTGGACCCACGACCCCCACAACGAGCTGGCCGGCGCCATCAAGAAGACCGCACTGGAGTACGGCCTCATGTCCGACTACACGGCCTTCGTCGCGGTGGACGCGAGTGGGCGCACCGAAGGAAAGCACGGCACTACCGTGCATCAGGCGGTGCCGGTGCCGCGGGGGGTGCGTTATACTACGACGGTCAAGGAGGAACGTACGGTGAAGGAGGGGCGATAA
- a CDS encoding sigma-70 family RNA polymerase sigma factor yields the protein MAQALDRRSDRELVELCNRGHRDEAVQAFETLYRRHRDYVTRVALRFGADPDAAVDVLQETFLYLLKKFPPTGEGLVLTAQLRSLLYPVAKNLTLSSLRQRARLDDSEEFDPDRLPAPGGTDPAERDPARLSAAVARLPAERREVLFLRFVDDMSLQDIADTLSIPLGTVKSRLHLAVRELRESPEIKDFGKA from the coding sequence ATGGCACAGGCGTTGGACCGACGCAGCGACAGGGAGCTGGTGGAGCTATGCAACCGCGGCCACCGCGATGAGGCGGTGCAGGCCTTTGAAACGCTGTACCGGCGGCACCGCGACTACGTCACTCGGGTGGCCCTGCGGTTCGGCGCCGACCCGGACGCGGCCGTCGACGTGCTGCAGGAGACGTTTCTCTACCTGCTCAAGAAGTTTCCCCCCACGGGCGAAGGGCTGGTGCTGACGGCGCAGCTCCGGTCGTTGCTCTATCCGGTGGCCAAGAACCTGACCCTCTCCTCCCTGCGCCAACGCGCCCGCCTGGACGACTCCGAGGAGTTCGATCCGGATCGGTTGCCGGCGCCCGGCGGCACCGATCCGGCGGAGCGGGACCCGGCGCGGTTGTCGGCGGCCGTGGCCCGCCTGCCCGCCGAGCGCCGGGAGGTGCTGTTCCTGCGCTTCGTCGACGACATGTCGCTGCAGGACATCGCGGACACCCTTTCCATACCCCTCGGCACAGTCAAGTCCCGGCTCCACCTTGCGGTGAGGGAACTGCGGGAAAGCCCCGAGATCAAGGATTTCGGCAAAGCGTGA
- a CDS encoding DCC1-like thiol-disulfide oxidoreductase family protein, with protein MTALNPVREEPVAKSSQNDFVLYDGECVYCRTYARKSRFRTPDGRRLQFIDGRNAPELVDELRGVGCDLEDGMILMLEGRRYQGAEAMEVLGTLATEPGWVNLLTRWVGSSAERARFFYPWFRRLRQATLWISGRSGFHK; from the coding sequence GTGACTGCGTTAAACCCCGTGCGTGAAGAGCCTGTCGCAAAATCCTCACAGAACGACTTCGTCCTTTACGACGGCGAATGCGTCTACTGCCGGACGTATGCGAGGAAGTCCCGCTTCCGGACTCCCGACGGGAGACGGCTGCAGTTCATCGACGGAAGGAACGCCCCTGAACTCGTGGATGAGTTGCGGGGGGTTGGCTGCGACCTCGAGGACGGCATGATCCTCATGTTGGAGGGCCGGCGTTACCAGGGAGCCGAGGCCATGGAGGTGCTGGGCACCTTGGCCACCGAACCCGGTTGGGTCAACCTGCTGACGCGATGGGTGGGTTCCAGTGCCGAACGGGCGCGTTTTTTCTACCCGTGGTTCCGCCGGCTTCGTCAAGCGACCCTCTGGATTTCGGGCAGGTCCGGTTTCCACAAGTGA
- a CDS encoding cupin domain-containing protein: MPKPELEFFPVDDLPWVPVEGAPPGHYQKILTEDPEIGFVTRLLKVDPGGASTETFVHDFWEEVYIVEGSQWDGDRLLKKGMYACRPPGMKHGPYRTEEGCTTLEFRYVR, translated from the coding sequence ATGCCCAAGCCAGAGCTCGAGTTCTTTCCGGTGGATGACCTGCCCTGGGTGCCGGTGGAGGGCGCGCCACCAGGTCATTACCAAAAGATCCTGACCGAGGACCCGGAGATCGGGTTCGTCACCCGCCTTCTCAAGGTGGATCCCGGCGGCGCGAGCACGGAGACCTTCGTCCACGATTTCTGGGAGGAAGTGTACATCGTGGAGGGGAGCCAGTGGGATGGGGACCGGCTTCTGAAGAAGGGGATGTACGCCTGCCGTCCCCCGGGAATGAAGCATGGTCCCTACCGGACCGAGGAAGGTTGCACCACGCTGGAGTTTCGTTACGTGAGGTAG